Proteins encoded in a region of the Bombina bombina isolate aBomBom1 chromosome 12, aBomBom1.pri, whole genome shotgun sequence genome:
- the LOC128643111 gene encoding caveolin-3-like has translation MAQLQQDKQEKEEKVSMGAITKEIDLVQRDPKNINQEVVQIDFEDVIAEPTGTHSFDGVWKASSTTFTVTKYWCYRVMSAIFGLPLALIWGFLFACLSFCQIWAVVPCVKSYLIEVQCLAQFYALCVRTFCDPIFEAVGKALGGIRVALRKEA, from the exons ATGGCACAACTTCAGCAAGATAagcaggaaaaagaagaaaaagtcaGCATGGGGGCTATAACCAAAGAAATTGATCTGGTGCAAAGGGATcccaaaaatattaaccaggaggtTGTGCAG ATTGACTTTGAGGATGTAATTGCAGAGCCAACTGGTACTCACAGCTTTGACGGTGTATGGAAAGCCAGCAGTACGACCTTCACAGTCACCAAATACTGGTGCTATCGGGTGATGTCCGCCATCTTTGGTTTGCCATTGGCACTGATCTGGGGTTTCTTGTTTGCCTGCCTGTCCTTCTGCCAAATTTGGGCCGTGGTTCCCTGTGTTAAAAGCTACCTGATTGAAGTACAGTGCTTGGCTCAGTTTTATGCTCTTTGTGTCCGTACTTTCTGCGATCCTATTTTCGAGGCAGTGGGAAAAGCTCTTGGTGGAATTCGTGTGGCTTTGAGAAAAGAGGCCTAG